A genomic stretch from Hypnocyclicus thermotrophus includes:
- a CDS encoding SDR family NAD(P)-dependent oxidoreductase encodes MKYNIITGGSSGLGFEIAKLIVEKDENIILIGRNIKKLEKCKSELKEYQKESKIITYPLDISDEKGVYYFIDFLDKNQYNVQRLFNVAGKGFYNNFNNITKEKMIDIFNSNLFGLILITKSICDYMLRHKIKNQRIISILSTAALKGKKNESLYNSAKFGAKGFLEALRDEIKEENIELINIYPGGMKTPFWKDSNANYNFDTFMDPLDVANEIINVSFNQKIFISDITINRPKR; translated from the coding sequence ATGAAGTACAATATTATTACTGGCGGAAGTTCTGGTTTAGGTTTTGAAATAGCAAAACTTATTGTTGAAAAAGATGAGAATATAATATTAATAGGAAGAAATATCAAAAAATTAGAAAAATGTAAATCAGAGTTAAAAGAATACCAAAAAGAATCTAAAATAATTACTTATCCATTGGATATTTCTGATGAAAAAGGAGTATATTATTTTATTGATTTTCTTGATAAAAATCAATATAACGTACAACGTCTTTTTAATGTTGCTGGAAAAGGTTTTTACAACAATTTTAATAATATAACAAAAGAAAAAATGATTGATATATTTAATTCTAATTTATTTGGATTAATTTTGATTACTAAATCAATTTGCGACTATATGCTTAGACATAAGATAAAAAATCAAAGAATTATTTCTATTCTTTCAACTGCTGCATTAAAAGGAAAGAAAAATGAATCTCTTTATAATAGTGCAAAATTTGGTGCTAAAGGCTTTTTAGAAGCTCTTCGAGATGAAATAAAAGAAGAAAATATTGAATTAATAAATATTTATCCTGGAGGAATGAAAACACCTTTTTGGAAAGACTCAAATGCTAACTATAATTTTGACACTTTTATGGACCCTTTGGATGTTGCTAATGAAATTATTAATGTATCTTTTAATCAAAAAATTTTTATATCAGATATAACTATTAATAGACCTAAAAGATAA
- a CDS encoding PolC-type DNA polymerase III: MDKNFITIVPNKNPFKDFGVVNVDIKELIVAKKQKAIKFICFIDDIQNLKELDIIEQKFIEKFGEEIRFKFQIEYSKENLSNEEKKLIVDRVIKDIKRIKVVAKSFLAFYNVIINNDNIIIELKNDISLTYLMQNKIDLKIQEGLTEFGINSEVKFSIGNFEKEKKQIEEEIIKKEETYHNNFEKTQKENIKVPKTTTSKNKDLIYGREIKDKTISFQELEYIHQNDTCTLEGEVFSYTEKALRTEKTLVTFAITDYTDSIIVKTFLKKNEKINLKKGMWVKIKGKKSIDSYNNNEEYIMVNSIMEIAPKIKGRIDSYPEKRIELHAHTKMSEMDAVVEVSDLVSQAAKWGHKAIAITDHGVVHAFPAAYKTAKKYNDFKVIFGCEVYLVDDELHMVKNPRDVAIEEETYVVFDIETTGFDPYNDKIIEIGAVKLKGNKIIDKYSTFISPERKIPDEIIKLTNITDEMVKDAPTIEKELPNFLKFIEDTTLVAHNASFDVGFITQKSKLINIELSPSVIDTLQWSRNIRKDKSRHGLKSICKDYGINLDNHHRAIDDAEATAEVFKKFINIVLKEGAYKLNEVDSIFKNDIKNASTYHAIILVKNKVGLKNLYELVSEAHINYFHRKPRVPKSLLRKLREGLIVGSACESGEVIQAYVRGKAKEEIEKLAEFYDYLEIQPRSNNMFMIENGSMKNVDELLEMNKYIYKLGKKQNKLVVATGDVHYMNEEDNIYRKILLYGKGFKDFDTDNKLYFRTTDDMIKEFSYLGNEVAQEVVITNPNLIADEIEEVKPVPDGFYPPKLDNAEETVRKMTYEKAYEIYGNPLPERIEKRLERELNAIIGNGFSVLYLSAQKLVKESLDNGYLVGSRGSVGSSLVAFMMGITEVNALYPHYICPSCKNSEFMNQEGSGVDLPDKICPKCGTQYKKDGHSIPFEVFMGFNGDKVPDIDLNFSGEYQSEIHRFTERLFGKENVFKAGTISTLAERNAYGYVKKYCEENNINLRSAEMTRLAKGCENVKKTTGQHPGGMIVVPKGHSIYEFCPVQKPANDQKSDSITTHYDYHVMDEQLVKLDILGHDDPTTIKLLQDYTNVDIYEVPLADKETLKLFSSTESLGVTQEDIGSKVGTFGIPEFGTQFVRQMLLDTMPTTFAELVRISGLSHGTDVWLNNAQEFVRAGKCTLSEVISVRDDIMNYLIDNGIEKGTAFKIMEFVRKGRPSKEHEQWEEYSKLMKEHGVKDWYIESCRRIKYMFPKGHAVAYVMMAMRIAYFKVHYPLAFYAAYLSRKAEDFNSDIMLKDIDFIKKYRLELASNGKLDVKGKAELSLCEIIIEMNARGFSFLDIDIYESDGFKFTIENGKIRVPLIGLNGLGTSVVENIINERKIGKFISYEDLKRRTKASQTVVDKLKEVNAIEGLNDTNQISLF; the protein is encoded by the coding sequence ATGGATAAAAATTTTATAACAATTGTTCCAAATAAAAATCCTTTTAAAGATTTTGGAGTAGTTAATGTCGATATCAAAGAACTTATTGTAGCTAAAAAACAAAAAGCCATAAAATTTATTTGTTTCATAGATGATATTCAAAATTTAAAAGAACTTGACATCATAGAGCAAAAATTTATTGAAAAATTTGGTGAAGAAATACGATTTAAATTTCAAATAGAATATTCTAAAGAGAATTTGAGTAACGAAGAGAAAAAATTAATAGTTGATAGAGTTATAAAAGATATAAAAAGAATAAAAGTCGTAGCAAAATCTTTTTTAGCTTTTTATAATGTTATTATTAATAACGATAATATAATTATTGAATTAAAGAATGACATTTCTTTAACTTATCTTATGCAAAATAAAATAGACTTAAAAATTCAAGAAGGATTAACAGAATTCGGAATAAATTCTGAAGTGAAATTTTCAATAGGAAATTTTGAAAAAGAAAAAAAACAAATAGAAGAAGAAATTATAAAAAAAGAAGAAACATATCATAATAATTTTGAAAAAACTCAAAAAGAAAATATTAAAGTTCCTAAAACTACTACAAGTAAAAATAAAGATCTTATTTATGGTAGAGAAATAAAAGATAAAACTATATCTTTTCAAGAATTAGAATATATTCATCAAAATGATACTTGTACTTTAGAAGGGGAAGTTTTTTCTTATACTGAAAAAGCTCTACGTACTGAAAAAACTTTAGTAACCTTTGCTATTACTGACTATACTGATTCTATAATTGTAAAAACTTTTTTAAAGAAAAATGAAAAAATAAATTTAAAAAAAGGTATGTGGGTAAAAATAAAAGGTAAAAAAAGTATAGATTCTTATAACAACAATGAAGAATATATTATGGTAAATAGTATTATGGAAATTGCTCCAAAAATAAAAGGAAGAATTGATAGTTATCCGGAAAAAAGAATTGAACTTCACGCTCATACAAAAATGAGTGAAATGGATGCTGTTGTTGAAGTAAGTGATTTAGTTTCTCAAGCTGCTAAATGGGGGCATAAAGCAATTGCTATTACCGATCATGGTGTAGTTCATGCTTTCCCAGCTGCATATAAAACTGCTAAAAAATATAATGATTTTAAAGTAATTTTTGGTTGTGAAGTATATCTAGTTGATGATGAACTCCATATGGTAAAAAATCCAAGAGATGTAGCTATTGAAGAAGAAACATATGTAGTTTTTGATATTGAAACTACTGGATTTGATCCTTATAATGATAAAATTATCGAAATTGGTGCTGTTAAACTAAAAGGTAATAAAATTATTGATAAATACAGTACTTTTATTAGTCCAGAAAGAAAAATACCTGATGAAATAATAAAATTAACAAATATTACAGATGAAATGGTTAAAGATGCACCTACTATCGAAAAAGAACTTCCTAATTTTTTAAAATTTATAGAAGATACTACATTAGTTGCTCATAATGCATCATTTGATGTAGGTTTTATAACTCAAAAATCTAAATTAATTAATATAGAGCTTTCTCCCTCTGTTATAGACACATTACAATGGAGTAGAAATATAAGAAAAGATAAATCGCGTCATGGTCTAAAATCAATATGTAAAGATTATGGAATCAATTTAGACAATCATCATAGGGCTATTGATGATGCTGAAGCAACTGCTGAAGTATTTAAAAAATTTATAAATATTGTTCTTAAAGAAGGTGCTTATAAATTAAATGAAGTTGATAGCATATTTAAAAATGATATAAAAAATGCTTCTACATATCATGCTATTATTCTTGTTAAAAATAAAGTTGGCCTTAAAAATTTATATGAACTTGTCTCTGAAGCTCATATAAATTATTTTCATAGAAAACCTAGAGTTCCAAAATCTCTTCTTAGAAAATTAAGAGAAGGCTTAATTGTCGGTTCTGCTTGTGAGTCTGGAGAAGTTATCCAAGCTTATGTTAGAGGTAAAGCAAAAGAAGAGATAGAAAAATTAGCTGAATTTTATGATTATTTAGAAATACAGCCCCGTTCAAATAATATGTTTATGATAGAAAATGGAAGTATGAAAAATGTCGATGAACTTTTAGAAATGAATAAATATATATATAAGCTCGGGAAAAAACAAAATAAACTTGTTGTTGCAACAGGTGATGTGCATTATATGAATGAAGAAGATAATATATATAGAAAAATTTTATTATACGGAAAAGGATTTAAAGATTTTGATACTGACAATAAACTTTATTTTAGAACTACAGATGATATGATAAAAGAATTTAGTTATTTAGGTAATGAGGTTGCACAAGAAGTAGTTATTACTAATCCTAACCTTATTGCTGATGAAATAGAAGAAGTAAAACCTGTACCTGATGGTTTTTATCCTCCAAAACTTGATAATGCTGAAGAAACTGTTAGAAAAATGACATATGAAAAAGCATATGAGATTTATGGAAATCCATTACCTGAAAGAATAGAAAAAAGACTTGAAAGAGAATTAAATGCAATTATTGGAAATGGATTTTCTGTTTTATATTTATCGGCTCAAAAATTAGTAAAAGAGTCCCTTGATAATGGGTATTTGGTTGGTTCTCGTGGTTCTGTAGGTTCATCACTTGTAGCTTTTATGATGGGAATAACAGAGGTTAATGCTCTTTATCCACATTATATTTGTCCAAGTTGTAAAAATTCGGAATTTATGAATCAAGAAGGTAGTGGAGTTGACCTCCCAGATAAGATCTGTCCAAAATGTGGTACTCAATATAAAAAAGATGGACATTCAATTCCATTTGAAGTATTTATGGGATTTAATGGTGATAAAGTCCCAGATATAGATTTAAACTTTTCTGGAGAATATCAATCAGAAATACATAGATTTACCGAAAGATTATTTGGTAAAGAAAACGTTTTTAAAGCTGGAACTATATCAACTTTAGCTGAAAGAAATGCTTATGGTTATGTAAAAAAATATTGTGAAGAAAACAATATAAATCTTCGTTCTGCAGAAATGACTAGACTAGCAAAAGGATGTGAAAATGTTAAAAAAACAACAGGTCAACATCCTGGCGGAATGATCGTTGTTCCTAAAGGACATAGCATTTACGAATTTTGTCCTGTACAAAAACCAGCTAACGATCAAAAATCTGATTCTATTACTACTCATTATGATTACCATGTAATGGATGAACAGCTTGTAAAATTAGATATTTTAGGTCATGATGATCCTACTACTATAAAATTATTACAAGATTATACTAATGTTGATATATATGAAGTTCCTTTAGCTGATAAAGAAACATTGAAACTTTTTTCTTCAACTGAATCACTTGGAGTTACACAAGAAGATATCGGCTCAAAAGTAGGAACTTTTGGTATTCCTGAATTTGGAACTCAATTTGTTAGACAAATGCTTTTAGATACTATGCCTACTACATTTGCTGAACTTGTTAGAATTTCTGGACTTTCTCATGGAACAGATGTATGGCTTAATAATGCTCAAGAATTTGTTCGGGCTGGAAAATGTACATTAAGTGAAGTTATTTCTGTTCGTGATGATATAATGAATTATCTTATTGATAATGGTATTGAAAAAGGTACCGCTTTTAAAATAATGGAATTTGTTAGAAAAGGTAGGCCTTCAAAAGAACATGAACAATGGGAAGAATATTCTAAATTAATGAAAGAACATGGAGTTAAAGATTGGTATATAGAATCTTGTAGGAGAATAAAATATATGTTTCCTAAAGGCCATGCTGTAGCTTATGTTATGATGGCTATGCGAATAGCTTATTTTAAAGTACATTATCCGCTTGCTTTCTATGCTGCTTATTTAAGTAGAAAAGCAGAAGATTTTAACTCTGATATTATGTTAAAGGATATAGATTTTATAAAAAAGTATAGATTAGAATTAGCGTCAAATGGAAAACTTGATGTAAAGGGAAAAGCAGAACTTTCTCTTTGCGAAATAATTATTGAAATGAATGCTCGAGGATTTAGTTTTTTAGATATTGATATTTATGAATCTGATGGTTTTAAATTTACAATAGAAAATGGAAAAATAAGAGTACCCTTAATAGGCTTAAATGGTCTAGGGACTTCTGTTGTAGAAAATATCATTAATGAAAGAAAGATAGGAAAATTTATATCTTATGAAGACTTAAAAAGACGTACTAAAGCTTCGCAAACTGTTGTAGATAAATTAAAAGAAGTTAATGCTATTGAAGGTTTAAACGATACTAATCAAATATCTTTATTTTAA
- a CDS encoding diguanylate cyclase: MEEKIILKEKIKEYLKFSNNNATDIFNIKSIVDIKNNTQEFLFQQSTYLKLINSSFLTYTEKVDEYLNLLLEMVSLYKKVNLKDELIGLYFEIGNIFYDIRDYVKASEYFFKAYNYRSDIEDKSFLYILYNNIAILEYHIGEYEKAYYYMLLSLEEILKHSKEYSIQNDNKIIPFLNISQILLKLNEYNKALKYLKIAEVFIKFYNLTEFENTLFYLLNKTYLKLNKKIKKHSLHLMKTNNKKSISIIHFREDTINLIKNCILTEQYSNLVSYFSKVTYISYRNNLILSDIYKLASMYYSKIKNYKKAYLYSRKEIINQKKENKKYNKNISNNIEKKINFNYKFEDEEVENDYLNNSNYINTLSIINNIGIEITSIMDFDLLLEKIYLNLSKIIPIDIFGIGIINNKDSTINYAIFKEHNEEIKYDPKKLNDSSSLGAYCIRNKKEIIINNWKKEYYKYNIPLNKNFISKIVPSSILFFPLIIREKILGVLTLQSYNSNVYNNEHIEICRILTNYIAIALKNSIQSNDLKKEVIKRKKAEEELKNLNNKLRDLSQKDDLTKLYNKRIFNKKFNSFWNKAAMNKESITLIIIDIDKFKEFNDNYGHLMGDFCIVKVAETIKRAFNFDADVLARYGGDEFTIILYNTNKEIVTKKVNLFFRELSLLQIKHEFSTVSNIVTATLGAASIIPKEFNQERKLFILADKALYEAKKKGRNRIIYK, translated from the coding sequence TTGGAAGAAAAAATAATTTTAAAAGAAAAAATAAAAGAATATTTAAAATTTTCAAATAATAATGCTACTGATATTTTTAATATCAAATCTATTGTTGATATTAAAAATAATACTCAAGAATTTTTATTTCAGCAAAGTACATATTTAAAATTAATTAATAGTTCTTTTTTAACTTATACAGAAAAAGTGGATGAGTATTTAAATCTTCTCCTTGAAATGGTTTCTTTATATAAAAAAGTAAACTTAAAGGATGAATTAATTGGATTATACTTTGAAATAGGCAATATTTTTTATGATATTAGAGATTATGTAAAAGCTAGTGAATATTTTTTTAAAGCTTATAATTATAGAAGTGACATTGAAGATAAAAGTTTTTTATATATTTTATATAATAATATAGCAATTTTAGAATACCATATTGGAGAATATGAAAAAGCATATTACTATATGCTTTTATCTCTTGAAGAAATTTTAAAACATAGTAAAGAATACTCTATCCAAAATGATAATAAAATTATTCCCTTTTTAAATATTAGTCAAATTTTATTAAAATTAAATGAATATAATAAAGCTTTAAAATATTTAAAAATTGCAGAAGTTTTTATTAAATTTTATAATTTAACAGAATTTGAAAATACTTTATTTTATTTACTAAATAAAACTTATTTAAAATTAAATAAAAAAATAAAAAAACATTCGCTTCACTTAATGAAAACAAATAATAAAAAATCCATTAGCATTATTCATTTTAGAGAAGATACTATTAATTTAATTAAAAATTGTATTTTAACAGAACAATACTCAAATTTAGTAAGCTATTTTTCAAAAGTTACATATATTTCTTATAGAAATAATCTTATATTATCTGATATCTATAAGCTCGCCTCAATGTATTATTCTAAAATTAAAAATTATAAAAAAGCTTATCTTTATTCTAGAAAAGAGATAATTAATCAAAAAAAAGAAAATAAGAAGTACAATAAAAACATCTCTAATAATATAGAAAAAAAAATAAATTTTAACTATAAATTTGAAGATGAAGAAGTTGAAAACGATTATTTAAATAATTCTAATTATATTAATACTTTATCAATAATTAATAATATTGGAATAGAAATTACCTCTATAATGGATTTTGATTTGCTTTTAGAAAAAATATATTTAAATTTATCTAAAATTATACCTATTGATATTTTTGGAATTGGCATTATAAATAATAAAGATTCTACAATAAATTATGCTATTTTTAAAGAACATAACGAAGAAATTAAATATGATCCAAAAAAATTGAACGACTCTTCAAGTCTTGGAGCATACTGTATTAGAAATAAAAAAGAAATAATAATTAATAATTGGAAAAAGGAATATTATAAATATAATATTCCTTTAAATAAAAATTTTATTTCAAAAATTGTACCTAGTTCAATACTGTTTTTTCCATTAATAATAAGAGAAAAAATTCTAGGTGTTCTTACTTTACAAAGTTATAATTCTAATGTATACAACAATGAACATATTGAAATTTGTAGAATTTTAACTAATTATATAGCTATCGCATTAAAAAATTCTATTCAATCAAATGATTTGAAAAAAGAAGTAATAAAAAGAAAAAAAGCAGAAGAAGAATTAAAAAATTTAAATAATAAATTGAGAGATTTATCTCAAAAAGATGATTTAACTAAACTTTATAATAAAAGAATTTTCAATAAAAAATTTAATTCTTTTTGGAATAAAGCTGCAATGAATAAAGAAAGTATAACATTAATTATTATAGACATTGATAAATTTAAAGAATTCAATGATAATTATGGTCATTTAATGGGAGATTTTTGTATTGTTAAAGTCGCTGAAACTATTAAAAGAGCTTTTAATTTTGATGCTGATGTATTAGCTCGATATGGTGGGGATGAATTTACTATTATTTTATACAACACAAATAAAGAAATTGTCACAAAAAAAGTAAATCTCTTTTTTAGAGAATTATCATTACTTCAAATAAAACATGAATTTTCTACAGTAAGTAACATTGTTACTGCTACATTAGGTGCTGCTTCAATTATTCCAAAAGAATTTAATCAAGAAAGAAAGTTATTTATACTTGCTGATAAGGCATTATATGAAGCTAAGAAAAAAGGAAGAAATAGAATAATATATAAATAA
- a CDS encoding outer membrane lipoprotein-sorting protein codes for MKKILVGLLIVVMSLSAFSMTGKEIMQAVKDRDTGKTLHALMGMDLIDKDGTVNPRTIEVWGETYDEANDLSRSIMVFKAPASVKNTRFLQVENKDRDDDKWIYLPALKRVRRISSSEGSSSFMGSDFTYDDMETRDVEEDNHKLLREEKLGNYDCYVIESKAKNSEDSQYDKVISWVSKEHFIVVKAELYSKKTKKIEKILTVKQDLAQVNGIWTIFETIMENVETGHKTKLYIKRSKSGSPYIEYNKAINPARFTQKYLKTGR; via the coding sequence ATGAAAAAAATTTTAGTTGGTTTATTAATTGTAGTTATGTCTTTATCAGCATTCTCTATGACAGGGAAAGAAATTATGCAAGCTGTAAAAGATAGAGATACTGGTAAAACTTTACATGCCTTAATGGGAATGGATTTAATAGACAAAGACGGTACTGTAAATCCTAGAACAATTGAAGTATGGGGTGAAACTTATGATGAAGCTAATGACTTATCGAGAAGTATAATGGTTTTTAAAGCTCCTGCATCTGTTAAAAACACTAGATTTTTACAAGTAGAAAACAAAGATAGAGATGATGACAAATGGATCTATTTACCTGCATTAAAAAGAGTAAGAAGAATATCATCTTCTGAAGGAAGTAGTTCTTTTATGGGTTCTGATTTTACTTATGATGACATGGAAACTAGAGATGTTGAAGAAGATAATCATAAATTACTAAGAGAAGAAAAATTAGGAAATTATGATTGTTATGTAATCGAATCAAAAGCAAAAAATTCTGAAGATTCTCAATATGATAAAGTAATTTCTTGGGTTAGTAAAGAACATTTTATAGTTGTAAAAGCTGAACTTTATAGTAAAAAAACAAAAAAAATAGAAAAAATATTAACTGTAAAACAAGATTTAGCACAAGTTAATGGAATATGGACAATTTTTGAAACTATTATGGAAAATGTAGAAACTGGACATAAAACTAAATTATATATAAAAAGAAGTAAATCTGGTTCTCCTTATATTGAATACAATAAAGCAATTAATCCTGCTAGATTTACACAAAAATATTTAAAAACTGGAAGATAA